Proteins encoded within one genomic window of Mycolicibacterium monacense:
- a CDS encoding general stress protein, whose translation MTSPFQSGPTPGAPPNSPAGARGVPAALPTPPKGWPIGSYSTYAEAQRAVDHLSDQQFPVQQVTIVGVDLMQVERVTGRLSWPKVLGGGVLTGAWLGLFIGLILGFFSPNPWSALLTGLIAGVFFGLITSAIPYAMARGTRDFSSTMQLVAGRYDVLCDPKNAEQGRDLLARLTI comes from the coding sequence ATGACGAGTCCTTTCCAATCCGGGCCGACACCGGGCGCGCCGCCCAACTCACCCGCGGGTGCGCGTGGGGTGCCCGCCGCGCTGCCCACGCCTCCCAAGGGGTGGCCGATCGGGTCCTACTCGACGTATGCCGAGGCGCAGCGCGCGGTCGACCACCTGTCCGATCAGCAGTTCCCCGTGCAGCAGGTGACCATCGTCGGCGTGGATCTGATGCAGGTGGAACGGGTGACGGGCCGGTTGTCGTGGCCGAAGGTGCTCGGCGGCGGTGTGCTGACCGGCGCGTGGCTGGGTCTGTTCATCGGCCTGATCCTGGGCTTCTTCAGCCCGAACCCGTGGAGCGCACTGCTCACGGGCCTGATCGCGGGTGTCTTCTTCGGCCTCATCACCTCGGCGATCCCGTACGCGATGGCCCGCGGGACAAGGGATTTCAGCTCGACCATGCAGTTGGTGGCCGGCCGCTACGACGTGTTGTGCGACCCGAAGAACGCCGAACAAGGCCGGGATCTGCTGGCGCGCTTGACGATCTGA
- a CDS encoding HpcH/HpaI aldolase/citrate lyase family protein codes for MNHALRPRELDDSARPRRTCLSVPGSSAKMIAKAKGLPADEVFLDLEDAVAPEAKAEARTRVALALAESGWGGQLRGVRVNDWTTPWTYADVIEVVSTAGAHLDLIVLPKVTDVSHIHALDLLLTQLETTHGLPVGRIAVEAQIENAVGLTNVDAIAAGPRVQALVLGPADLMASLNMRTLVVGEQPEGYDVGDAYHHIFMRILIAARTHGIHAIDGPFLKVRDVEAFRRVAGRSAALGFDGKWVLHPDQITAGNEIFSPRQQDYDHAELILEAYEWHTSRAGGARGAVMLGDEMIDEASRKMARVVAGKGRAAGMTRQGEPFRPPA; via the coding sequence GTGAACCACGCGCTTCGACCCCGCGAACTCGACGATTCCGCCCGGCCGCGCCGGACCTGTCTGTCGGTGCCCGGCAGCAGTGCCAAGATGATCGCCAAGGCCAAGGGGTTGCCTGCCGACGAGGTGTTCCTCGATCTGGAGGACGCCGTCGCGCCGGAGGCCAAGGCCGAGGCCCGCACCCGGGTCGCGTTGGCGTTGGCCGAATCCGGTTGGGGCGGACAGTTACGCGGTGTTCGTGTCAACGACTGGACCACGCCGTGGACCTACGCCGACGTCATCGAGGTGGTGTCGACCGCCGGTGCGCACCTGGACCTCATCGTGTTGCCGAAGGTCACCGACGTCAGCCACATCCACGCGCTGGACCTGTTGCTCACCCAGCTGGAGACGACGCACGGACTGCCCGTCGGGCGCATCGCCGTCGAGGCGCAGATCGAGAACGCCGTCGGCCTGACCAACGTCGACGCGATCGCCGCGGGCCCGCGGGTGCAGGCACTGGTGCTCGGCCCCGCCGATCTGATGGCCAGCCTCAACATGCGCACGCTGGTCGTCGGCGAACAACCCGAGGGATACGACGTCGGCGACGCCTACCACCACATCTTCATGCGCATCCTGATCGCCGCCCGCACACACGGGATCCACGCCATCGACGGACCGTTCCTCAAGGTGCGCGACGTCGAGGCGTTCCGCCGGGTGGCGGGGCGTTCGGCGGCGCTCGGCTTCGACGGCAAGTGGGTGCTGCATCCCGATCAGATCACTGCTGGCAACGAGATCTTCAGCCCGCGCCAACAGGACTACGACCATGCCGAATTGATCCTCGAGGCCTACGAATGGCACACCTCGCGGGCCGGCGGCGCCCGCGGCGCGGTGATGCTGGGCGACGAGATGATCGACGAGGCCAGCCGCAAGATGGCACGGGTGGTCGCAGGCAAGGGCCGGGCCGCCGGGATGACGCGGCAGGGCGAACCGTTCCGGCCGCCCGCCTGA
- a CDS encoding DUF1003 domain-containing protein — MSDLSARGRLDTPRSPRRISFNVDREAVGQVGERVARFLGTGRYLAVQTIIVIVWIALNMFAISLQWDPYPFILLNLAFSTQAAYAAPLILLAQNRQENRDRVSLDEDRRRAAQTKADTEYLARELAALRLAVGEVATRDYLRRELEELREMVATLLAANDVDDRRSKRSG, encoded by the coding sequence ATGAGCGACCTGTCGGCGCGCGGGCGGCTGGACACGCCGCGCAGCCCGCGTCGCATCTCGTTCAACGTCGACCGGGAGGCGGTCGGCCAGGTCGGTGAGCGGGTCGCCCGTTTCCTCGGCACCGGTCGCTATCTGGCGGTCCAGACGATCATCGTGATCGTCTGGATCGCACTCAACATGTTCGCGATCTCGCTGCAGTGGGATCCGTACCCGTTCATCCTGCTCAACCTCGCGTTCTCCACCCAGGCGGCGTACGCGGCACCGCTGATCCTGCTGGCGCAGAACCGCCAGGAGAACCGCGACCGGGTGTCGCTGGACGAGGACCGCAGGCGCGCCGCCCAGACCAAGGCCGACACCGAGTACCTCGCCCGCGAGCTGGCCGCGTTGCGGTTGGCCGTCGGCGAGGTCGCCACCCGCGACTACCTGCGCCGTGAGCTCGAGGAGCTGCGCGAGATGGTGGCGACGCTGCTGGCAGCGAACGACGTCGACGACCGGCGGTCCAAGCGATCCGGATGA
- a CDS encoding lytic transglycosylase domain-containing protein, whose amino-acid sequence MAAARRRAGKALRKPAAGVFILAPLVLAGAVGATSPALQHSVSNAAVTPLAAVETSPRNSAGPSVVAVKKSPSAFRIAASTVSSPPPAVVVNSPGSLKIPAMALSAYRNAERMMAAAVPNCGVSWNLLAGIGRIESGHASGGATDSRGTAVTPIYGPALDGTLAGNEVIELSRSANRVTYARAMGPMQFLPGTWARYASDGDGDGRADVQNLYDSTLAAARYLCSGGLNLRDPSQVMSAILRYNNSVAYARNVLSWAGGYATGVVPVDLPPINGPVPAMGDSHLEANKGLGPGAPVNATGLPADDPLALVPLLSRNDASRMPGTNVPGFAPGQRLGPLPGPAPEAPASTAPAPTAPAPWVPPWMAPPPAPQPSCVVFCLEDAPAPAAAPAPGPVPPAAPAPGPALPGPPAAPAPGPVPPPAPAAPAAPLPGPAPTGPAPGPLA is encoded by the coding sequence GTGGCCGCGGCCCGGCGCCGCGCGGGAAAGGCACTACGCAAGCCTGCCGCCGGGGTCTTCATCCTCGCGCCGCTCGTGCTGGCCGGGGCTGTCGGCGCGACGTCACCGGCGTTGCAGCATTCGGTCAGCAACGCCGCGGTCACGCCGCTGGCGGCCGTCGAGACGTCGCCGCGCAACTCCGCGGGTCCGTCGGTCGTGGCGGTCAAGAAGTCGCCGAGCGCCTTCCGCATCGCCGCGTCCACCGTGTCCTCGCCGCCCCCGGCCGTGGTGGTCAACTCCCCCGGCAGCCTGAAGATCCCCGCGATGGCGCTGAGCGCCTACCGCAACGCCGAGCGGATGATGGCCGCCGCCGTCCCCAACTGCGGGGTGAGCTGGAACCTGCTGGCCGGTATCGGCCGCATCGAGTCCGGACACGCCTCCGGCGGTGCGACGGATTCCCGCGGTACCGCGGTCACCCCGATCTACGGACCCGCCCTCGACGGCACCCTGGCCGGCAACGAGGTCATCGAACTCAGCCGCAGCGCCAACCGGGTGACCTACGCCAGGGCGATGGGGCCGATGCAGTTCCTGCCCGGTACGTGGGCGCGCTACGCCTCCGACGGTGACGGCGACGGCAGGGCCGACGTGCAGAACCTCTACGACTCGACGCTGGCCGCCGCGCGTTATCTGTGCAGCGGCGGGCTGAACCTGCGCGATCCGTCGCAGGTGATGTCGGCGATCCTGCGGTACAACAACTCGGTCGCCTACGCGCGCAACGTGCTCAGCTGGGCGGGCGGCTACGCGACCGGGGTCGTCCCGGTGGACCTGCCCCCGATCAACGGACCCGTTCCCGCGATGGGCGATTCCCACCTGGAGGCCAACAAGGGCCTCGGCCCCGGCGCCCCGGTCAACGCGACGGGCCTGCCCGCCGACGACCCGCTGGCCCTGGTGCCGCTGCTCAGCCGCAACGACGCCAGCCGGATGCCCGGCACCAACGTGCCCGGTTTCGCACCCGGACAGCGGCTCGGCCCCCTGCCCGGCCCGGCCCCGGAGGCGCCGGCGTCCACCGCCCCGGCGCCCACCGCGCCCGCGCCGTGGGTGCCGCCGTGGATGGCTCCGCCCCCGGCACCGCAGCCCAGTTGCGTGGTGTTCTGTCTGGAAGACGCTCCGGCGCCGGCCGCCGCGCCCGCTCCCGGCCCGGTACCGCCTGCGGCACCGGCCCCAGGGCCCGCCCTTCCCGGACCGCCCGCCGCACCCGCGCCGGGTCCCGTCCCGCCGCCCGCTCCCGCCGCGCCGGCAGCTCCCCTGCCGGGTCCGGCACCGACCGGTCCCGCGCCGGGTCCGCTGGCCTGA
- a CDS encoding magnesium transporter MgtE N-terminal domain-containing protein yields MAAVNRVYAARLAGMVVLGPDGESIGRVRDVVISISIVRQQPRVLGLVVELLTRRRIFVPILRVTAIEPSAVTLTTANVSLRKFVQRPGEVLVVGQVLETRVRVDDPDLSQLAGIDVVVVDLGIEQSRTRDWLVTRVAVRTQRRLGRRSNIHVVEWAHVQGLTPSGLAMPDQGVASLLEQFEGQRPVEVAEAIRELPAKRRYEVVNALDDERLADVLQELPMDDQADVLRQMKTDRAADVLEAMDPDDAADLLGSMTPADAETLLRRMDPEDSEDVRRLLSHSPDTAGGLMTSEPVVLAPDVTVAEALARVRDPDLTPALASLAFVARPPTATPTGHYLGCVHLQRLLREPPATLVSGILDTDLPSLSPQDSLGAVTRYFAAYNLVCGPVVDEENHLLGAVSVDDVLDHLLPDDWRERVTEPELTGTEGNS; encoded by the coding sequence ATGGCGGCGGTGAACAGGGTCTACGCGGCACGACTGGCGGGAATGGTCGTGCTGGGTCCCGACGGTGAGTCGATCGGCCGTGTGCGCGATGTCGTGATCAGCATCAGCATCGTCCGCCAACAGCCGCGTGTCCTCGGCCTGGTCGTCGAATTGCTCACCCGCCGAAGGATTTTCGTCCCGATCCTGCGGGTCACCGCGATCGAGCCCAGCGCGGTCACCCTCACCACGGCCAACGTGTCGCTGCGCAAGTTCGTCCAGCGCCCGGGCGAGGTGCTGGTGGTCGGTCAGGTCCTCGAGACCCGGGTGCGCGTCGACGACCCGGACCTGTCGCAGCTCGCCGGAATCGACGTGGTGGTGGTCGATCTCGGCATCGAGCAGAGCCGCACCCGCGACTGGCTGGTGACCCGCGTCGCGGTGCGCACACAACGGCGCCTGGGCCGGCGGTCCAACATCCACGTCGTCGAGTGGGCGCACGTGCAGGGCCTCACACCGTCAGGTCTGGCGATGCCCGATCAAGGCGTGGCCTCACTGCTCGAGCAGTTCGAGGGTCAGCGGCCGGTCGAGGTCGCCGAGGCCATCCGGGAACTGCCCGCCAAACGCCGCTACGAGGTGGTCAACGCCCTCGACGACGAACGCCTCGCCGACGTGCTGCAGGAACTGCCGATGGACGATCAGGCCGACGTGCTGCGCCAGATGAAGACCGACCGGGCCGCCGACGTCCTCGAGGCGATGGATCCCGACGACGCCGCCGACCTGCTCGGGTCGATGACCCCCGCCGACGCCGAGACCCTGCTGCGCCGCATGGATCCCGAGGACTCCGAGGACGTGCGCCGCCTGCTGAGCCACTCCCCCGACACCGCGGGCGGTCTGATGACCTCCGAACCGGTGGTGCTGGCCCCGGACGTCACGGTGGCCGAGGCGCTGGCCCGGGTACGCGACCCCGATCTGACCCCGGCGCTGGCGTCACTGGCGTTCGTGGCGCGCCCGCCCACCGCGACGCCGACGGGCCACTATCTCGGGTGCGTGCATCTGCAGCGGTTGCTGCGCGAACCGCCCGCCACGCTGGTGAGCGGGATCCTCGACACCGACCTGCCGAGCCTGAGTCCGCAGGATTCCCTCGGCGCGGTGACGCGGTACTTCGCGGCCTACAATCTCGTCTGCGGTCCGGTCGTCGACGAGGAGAACCACCTGCTGGGCGCGGTGTCCGTCGACGACGTCCTCGACCACCTGCTGCCCGACGACTGGCGCGAGCGGGTCACCGAACCCGAACTGACCGGCACCGAAGGGAACTCATGA
- a CDS encoding DUF4190 domain-containing protein, protein MTNPERDPEPSSAAEPGASGSEPPAGGYETPAYGEQPSYPPPPPGFEQPGYQPPQYQQPDYQQPQYQQPQYPPPPPGYQPYGSYGSPYDAPAGYPPPPPPGYPPYAGGYGAGPKTNALAIWSLVASLIGFVCCLGSVAGIALGLVSLNQIKQNQEEGQGLAIAGIAVGAVSLLAGLVMAVVLMGA, encoded by the coding sequence ATGACGAACCCGGAGCGCGACCCCGAGCCCTCGTCAGCGGCCGAACCCGGTGCGAGCGGCTCCGAACCGCCCGCCGGCGGTTACGAGACACCGGCTTACGGCGAACAGCCGAGCTATCCGCCGCCGCCACCCGGTTTCGAGCAGCCCGGCTATCAGCCACCCCAGTATCAGCAGCCGGACTACCAGCAGCCGCAATACCAGCAGCCCCAGTACCCGCCGCCGCCGCCCGGGTACCAGCCCTACGGCTCGTACGGCTCCCCGTACGACGCCCCCGCCGGGTATCCCCCGCCGCCGCCGCCCGGATATCCGCCCTACGCAGGTGGATACGGTGCGGGCCCGAAGACCAATGCGCTGGCGATCTGGTCGCTGGTGGCGTCGCTGATCGGCTTCGTGTGCTGCCTCGGCTCCGTGGCCGGCATCGCGCTGGGCCTGGTGTCGCTCAACCAGATCAAGCAGAACCAGGAAGAGGGTCAGGGTCTGGCCATCGCCGGGATCGCCGTCGGCGCGGTCTCGCTGCTGGCCGGTCTCGTCATGGCCGTCGTCCTCATGGGCGCCTGA